A single region of the Drosophila miranda strain MSH22 chromosome 2, D.miranda_PacBio2.1, whole genome shotgun sequence genome encodes:
- the LOC108155463 gene encoding metaxin-1 homolog isoform X1 has product MDIQLGAMLHVYKGEWGLPTIDFECLRALCLLRFTRCPMDVETNANPLRSGAGKLPYLQIGNDKFVGYSQIKRVLDLEGYPIDAHLNTKQKHLSASYANWVFTNLHAYYHYFLYGEPFNFDKTTRGLYAKRTPFPFNFYYPSTYQREACDVVQVMASFDVNDKLDKHESDYLVLNAKKCVNLLSRKLGRKVWFFGDTYSEFDAIVYSYLAIIFNITLPNNPLQNHIKGCQNLVNFINRITKDIFRNEGFSSMKPTKTSNGTDVSVTHSEHKFLESECSTKILAGVGALLAMGAFAACRGIYNQLRTRSSTDYDGIDYDVDDAEEGLE; this is encoded by the exons ATGGATATCCAACTGGGCGCCATGCTGCACGTGTACAAGGGGGAGTGGGGTCTGCCGACAATTGATTTTGAATGTTTACGTGCTCTG TGTCTACTGCGGTTCACCCGCTGCCCCATGGACGTGGAAACGAATGCGAATCCGCTGCGTTCAGGAGCCGGAAAGTTGCCTTATCTTCAGATCGGCAATGACAAATTTGTGGGCTACAGTCAAATAAAGCGCGTGCTGGATCTTGAG GGTTACCCGATTGATGCGCACTTAAACACCAAACAAAAGCATTTGTCCGCCTCATATGCCAACTGGGTGTTCACCAATCTGCATGCCTACTACCACTACTTCCTGTATGGAGAGCCGTTCAACTTTGATAAAACCACCCGTGGGCTGTATGCCAAGCGCACGCCATTCCCATTCAACTTTTACTATCCCTCCACATACCAGCGCGAGGCATGCGATGTGGTCCAGGTTATGGCCAGCTTCGATGTGAACGATAAGCTGGATAAGCACGAATCGGACTAT CTGGTTTTAAATGCCAAAAAGTGCGTTAACCTGCTCTCCCGGAAGCTGGGCCGCAAGGTGTGGTTCTTCGGCGACACCTACAGCGAATTCGACGCGATTGTGTACAGCTATTTGGCCATAATCTTTAATATAACACTGCCCAACAACCCACTGCAGAATCACATCAAAGGGTGTCAGAATCTAGTGAATTTCATCAACCGCATCACCAAAGACATCTTCCGCAACGAGGGCTTCAGCTCCATGAAACCCACAAAGACCTCGAACGGCACAGATGTAAGTGTGACGCATTCGGAGCATAAATTTCTCGAGTCTGAGTGCAGTACGAAAATCTTGGCCGGCGTCGGAGCCCTGTTGGCCATGGGCGCGTTTGCAGCATGTCGCGGTATTTACAACCAG CTGAGAACGCGCTCCTCAACGGATTACGATGGCATAGACTACGACGTTGATGATGCGGAGGAGGGCCTAGAATAA
- the LOC108155463 gene encoding metaxin-1 homolog isoform X2, giving the protein MDIQLGAMLHVYKGEWGLPTIDFECLRALCLLRFTRCPMDVETNANPLRSGAGKLPYLQIGNDKFVGYSQIKRVLDLEGYPIDAHLNTKQKHLSASYANWVFTNLHAYYHYFLYGEPFNFDKTTRGLYAKRTPFPFNFYYPSTYQREACDVVQVMASFDVNDKLDKHESDYLVLNAKKCVNLLSRKLGRKVWFFGDTYSEFDAIVYSYLAIIFNITLPNNPLQNHIKGCQNLVNFINRITKDIFRNEGFSSMKPTKTSNGTDVSVTHSEHKFLESECSTKILAGVGALLAMGAFAACRGIYNQLWASFFIWLQKFYKF; this is encoded by the exons ATGGATATCCAACTGGGCGCCATGCTGCACGTGTACAAGGGGGAGTGGGGTCTGCCGACAATTGATTTTGAATGTTTACGTGCTCTG TGTCTACTGCGGTTCACCCGCTGCCCCATGGACGTGGAAACGAATGCGAATCCGCTGCGTTCAGGAGCCGGAAAGTTGCCTTATCTTCAGATCGGCAATGACAAATTTGTGGGCTACAGTCAAATAAAGCGCGTGCTGGATCTTGAG GGTTACCCGATTGATGCGCACTTAAACACCAAACAAAAGCATTTGTCCGCCTCATATGCCAACTGGGTGTTCACCAATCTGCATGCCTACTACCACTACTTCCTGTATGGAGAGCCGTTCAACTTTGATAAAACCACCCGTGGGCTGTATGCCAAGCGCACGCCATTCCCATTCAACTTTTACTATCCCTCCACATACCAGCGCGAGGCATGCGATGTGGTCCAGGTTATGGCCAGCTTCGATGTGAACGATAAGCTGGATAAGCACGAATCGGACTAT CTGGTTTTAAATGCCAAAAAGTGCGTTAACCTGCTCTCCCGGAAGCTGGGCCGCAAGGTGTGGTTCTTCGGCGACACCTACAGCGAATTCGACGCGATTGTGTACAGCTATTTGGCCATAATCTTTAATATAACACTGCCCAACAACCCACTGCAGAATCACATCAAAGGGTGTCAGAATCTAGTGAATTTCATCAACCGCATCACCAAAGACATCTTCCGCAACGAGGGCTTCAGCTCCATGAAACCCACAAAGACCTCGAACGGCACAGATGTAAGTGTGACGCATTCGGAGCATAAATTTCTCGAGTCTGAGTGCAGTACGAAAATCTTGGCCGGCGTCGGAGCCCTGTTGGCCATGGGCGCGTTTGCAGCATGTCGCGGTATTTACAACCAG TTGTGGGCCAGCTTTTTTATTTGGCTTCAGAAATTCtacaaattttaa
- the LOC108155464 gene encoding U6 snRNA phosphodiesterase — translation MALVNYEGSGSSSSEDDPPNLIFNTLKRSAALPTAVTLLGPKKAKPVEEDADEVVDDPALHGGRIRSFKHERGNWATYVYVAALACAEQLEEFQEEAIACLAPDVQMQANEPLHLSLSRTVVLQYHQIDEFSRSLQVALNSSTGFASTLQGLKIYTNGERTRTFLAVQLDGAFTEKVLSILQPIDKVMHDYRLPKFYAPPSFHVSLLWCVGDHEELLNKKLKELRVLLEDQDTLQLAVNEIHCKCGKKDFTYKLKQNVV, via the exons ATGGCTCTTGTAAACTATGAAGGCAGCGGTAGTTCCAGTTCGGAAGACGATCCGCCAAATCTCATCTTTAACACGCTGAAGAG ATCTGCTGCTCTGCCCACAGCTGTCACCCTTTTGGGCCCCAAGAAGGCAAAACCTGTGGAGGAGGATGCCGATGAAGTGGTAGATGATCCCGCTCTCCATGGCGGACGTATCCGGAGTTTCAAGCACGAGCGCGGCAATTGGGCCACCTATGTTTATGTAGCGGCACTTGCCTGCGCTGAGCAGTTGGAGGAATTCCAAGAGGAAGCCATTGCCTGCCTGGCACCCGACGTCCAAATGCAAGCCAATGAGCCGCTGCATCTGAGTCTCAGCCGGACTGTGGTGCTGCAATACCATCAAATCGATGAGTTTTCGCGATCGCTGCAGGTCGCCCTTAACAGCTCCACGGG CTTTGCTAGCACTCTTCAAGGCCTCAAGATCTATACGAATGGGGAGCGCACGCGCACCTTCCTGGCAGTGCAGCTGGACGGAGCCTTCACGGAGAAAGTGCTCTCGATCCTTCAGCCCATTGACAAGGTCATGCACGACTATCGTCTACCCAAGTTCTATGCCCCGCCCTCGTTTCATGTGAGCCTACTTTGGTGCGTGGGCGATCATGAGGAATTGCTAAACAAAAAGCTGAAAGAGCTGCGGGTGCTTCTGGAGGATCAAGACACGCTGCAACTGGCTGTCAATGAAATACACTGTAAATGTGGTAAAAAAGATTTTACTTATAAACTTAAACAGAACGTAGTGTGA
- the LOC108155457 gene encoding dynein regulatory complex protein 11 isoform X1 gives MSSTYFNEIWHQSQHECELLSTIDYERQHQDVETTVATMNAAVGSVAADADAKALLQSSLYEFYLRYICLSNRLEDVYDNMIQPQKRQLVRKLLDACLGRVIELKHDLVNIDLMEFSYNDAVIERLRLTPMESELRVPRYFLRERQQELEFRKRTMQEILVKLGWLEEHELEETVTTEIEAIRMLQMHERARQGRLRAHFMKEIRILKEKGKSEERTEKERSDSGLLAAMKIQKMWRGHTARRITRRRKMEEMILIGMLPPPAAVLKERAEKLDKLQHNDKRYEAQVVYAEQFETRQRVVQEEIRQKHGASMKEDIADEIRAWVKDCYEKTGKLPDFPTEDQGGSLHIFSRPGTESEHSRSSARSSKESRKTKDKSKSPARSGDLNVNENQEEDVSFQPAPSICLPDIRTEIDLFNDTWRDKDETGVLSQAAYEDMIYSDKYQEVELEFRRAVDDVMRQEIELLQTAVGKKIKKSSKKTRRSGKKNKKKKEKDLTPDRTTESLYEELVTNGIIRKYPELKLKQFLGDKALTARNGTNPSPGDIRQILTEYCILPLGSEAIHNCTPLIRSILLAGPRGSGKKALLHAICTEVGAVLFDLTPANIVGKYPGKSGLIMLIHLVVKVSRLLQPAVIYMGDAERPFMKKIPKTDRTDPKRLKKDLPKLIKNIAPEDRVIFVGTSNLPWEADQKMLQSVYNRFIYIPRPDYGAMSHAWKTLLHEYSGGVSNLDTSAMAKISDGYTIGAIDACLKEVMTCKRKLQLRTQPLTNAELINVLCTRDPVYREEEEAFESWWSKTPLGRRRQRFLELEEERLLEEQAQAAKQGNGNKKKGLN, from the exons ATGTCCAGCACGTATTTCAATGAAATTTGGCATCAGTCGCAGCATGAATGCGAGCTCTTGTCTACCATTGACTATGAGCGTCAGCACCAGGATGTGGAGACAACGGTGGCCACCATGAATGCAGCCGTTGGCTCTGTGGcagccgatgccgatgccaaGGCCCTGCTGCAGTCGAGTCTCTACGAGTTCTATTTGAGATACATTTGTTTGAGCAATCGCCTGGAGGATGTATATGATAAC ATGATCCAGCCGCAGAAGCGTCAGCTGGTGCGTAAGCTTCTAGACGCCTGCCTGGGGCGTGTCATAGAACTCAAGCACGATCTGGTCAACATTGATTTAATGGAATTTAGCTACAACGACGCAGTGATAGAACGACTGCGTCTCACGCCCATGGAGTCGGAGCTGCGAGTGCCACGGTACTTCCTGCGAGAGCGGCAGCAGGAGCTGGAGTTTCGCAAGCGAACCATGCAGGAGATACTGGTCAAGCTGGGCTGGCTGGAGGAGCACGAGCTGGAGGAGACCGTGACCACGGAGATCGAAGCCATACGTATGCTCCAAATGCATGAGCGGGCACGCCAGGGCCGTCTTCGTGCCCATTTCATGAAGGAGATACGCATCCTCAAGGAGAAGGGCAAATCGGAGGAGCGCACCGAAAAGGAACGCAGCGATTCTGGCCTCTTGGCGGCCATGAAGATCCAAAAAATGTGGCGTGGCCACACGGCGCGTAGGATAACGCGACGCCGGAAAATGGAGGAAATGATTCTGATTGGTATGCTACCGCCACCGGCGGCGGTGCTCAAAGAGCGGGCCGAGAAACTCGACAAGTTACAGCACAATGACAAGCGCTATGAGGCGCAGGTCGTCTATGCGGAGCAGTTCGAGACGCGACAGCGGGTCGTCCAGGAGGAGATTCGACAGAAGCATGGGGCCAGCATGAAGGAGGACATTGCCGACGAAATACGGGCCTGGGTAAAGGATTGCTATGAGAAGACCGGCAAACTGCCAGACTTTCCCACGGAAGATCAAGGCGGATCTCTGCACATATTCAGCCGACCGGGCACCGAGAGCGAGCACAGTCGCTCCTCTGCACGATCCTCCAAAGAATCGCGCAAGACCAAGGACAAGTCCAAGTCGCCGGCGCGCAGTGGCGATCTGAATGTCAATGAGAATCAGGAGGAGGATGTCAGCTTCCAGCCGGCACCATCCATCTGTCTGCCCGACATACGCACGGAGATAGATCT TTTCAATGATACCTGGCGCGACAAGGACGAGACGGGCGTGTTGAGCCAGGCTGCCTACGAGGATATGATCTACAGCGACAAGTACCAGGAGGTGGAGCTCGAATTCCGGCGCGCTGTCGACGATGTGATGCGCCAGGAGATCGAACTGCTGCAGACGGCCGTGGGCAAGAAGATCAAGAAGAGCAGCAAGAAGACGCGTCGCTCGGGGAAAAAgaacaagaagaagaaggagaaggatCTCACGCCAGACCGCACCACAGAGTCGCTCTATGAAGAACTGGTCACCAATGGCATTATCCGCAAGTATCCGGAGCTGAAGCTAAAGCAATTTCTGGGCGACAAGGCCTTGACCGCTCGCAACGGAACGAATCCATCGCCAGGCGACATCCGGCAGATCCTCACAGAGTACTGCATCCTTCCACTGGGTTCGGAGGCCATACACAATTGCACACCGCTAATACGCTCCATACTGCTGGCCGGTCCCAGGGGGTCAGGAAAGAAGGCCCTGCTCCATGCAATTTGCACGGAGGTGGGCGCCGTGCTCTTTGACCTCACACCAGCCAATATTGTGGGCAAATATCCGGGCAAGTCGGGTCTCATCATGCTCAtccatttggtggtgaaggtaTCCAGACTGCTGCAGCCAGCTGTCATTTACATGGGCGATGCAGAGCGACCATTCATGAAAAAGATACCCAAAACCGATCGCACGGATCCCAAGCGCCTGAAGAAGGATTTGCCCaagctgatcaagaatatagcACCCGAGGATCGCGTCATTTTTGTGGGCACCTCTAATCTACCCTGGGAAGCGGATCAAAAGATGCTGCAGTCGGTGTACAATCGGTTCATTTACATTCCACGACCCGACTATGGGGCCATGTCGCATGCCTGGAAAACGCTGCTACA TGAGTACTCTGGAGGTGTCTCCAATTTGGACACCAGTGCCATGGCAAAGATATCCGACGGCTATACCATAGGCGCCATCGATGCATGCCTCAAGGAGGTGATGACCTGCAAACGGAAGCTACAGCTACGTACCCAGCCGCTCACCAATGCAGAGCTCATCAATGTTCTGTG CACGCGTGATCCCGTCTACCGCGAAGAGGAGGAAGCTTTTGAATCATGGTGGTCTAAAACCCCATTGGGACGTCGCCGGCAGCGTTTTCTGGAGCTGGAAGAGGAGCGTCTCCTTGAGGAGCAGGCCCAGGCGGCCAAACAGGGAAATGGCAACAAAAAGAAAGGCCTCAACTGA
- the LOC108155457 gene encoding dynein regulatory complex protein 11 isoform X2 encodes MSSTYFNEIWHQSQHECELLSTIDYERQHQDVETTVATMNAAVGSVAADADAKALLQSSLYEFYLRYICLSNRLEDVYDNMIQPQKRQLVRKLLDACLGRVIELKHDLVNIDLMEFSYNDAVIERLRLTPMESELRVPRYFLRERQQELEFRKRTMQEILVKLGWLEEHELEETVTTEIEAIRMLQMHERARQGRLRAHFMKEIRILKEKGKSEERTEKERSDSGLLAAMKIQKMWRGHTARRITRRRKMEEMILIGMLPPPAAVLKERAEKLDKLQHNDKRYEAQVVYAEQFETRQRVVQEEIRQKHGASMKEDIADEIRAWVKDCYEKTGKLPDFPTEDQGGSLHIFSRPGTESEHSRSSARSSKESRKTKDKSKSPARSGDLNVNENQEEDVSFQPAPSICLPDIRTEIDLFNDTWRDKDETGVLSQAAYEDMIYSDKYQEVELEFRRAVDDVMRQEIELLQTAVGKKIKKSSKKTRRSGKKNKKKKEKDLTPDRTTESLYEELVTNGIIRKYPELKLKQFLGDKALTARNGTNPSPGDIRQILTEYCILPLGSEAIHNCTPLIRSILLAGPRGSGKKALLHAICTEVGAVLFDLTPANIVGKYPGKSGLIMLIHLVVKVSRLLQPAVIYMGDAERPFMKKIPKTDRTDPKRLKKDLPKLIKNIAPEDRVIFVGTSNLPWEADQKMLQSVYNRFIYIPRPDYGAMSHAWKTLLHTRDPVYREEEEAFESWWSKTPLGRRRQRFLELEEERLLEEQAQAAKQGNGNKKKGLN; translated from the exons ATGTCCAGCACGTATTTCAATGAAATTTGGCATCAGTCGCAGCATGAATGCGAGCTCTTGTCTACCATTGACTATGAGCGTCAGCACCAGGATGTGGAGACAACGGTGGCCACCATGAATGCAGCCGTTGGCTCTGTGGcagccgatgccgatgccaaGGCCCTGCTGCAGTCGAGTCTCTACGAGTTCTATTTGAGATACATTTGTTTGAGCAATCGCCTGGAGGATGTATATGATAAC ATGATCCAGCCGCAGAAGCGTCAGCTGGTGCGTAAGCTTCTAGACGCCTGCCTGGGGCGTGTCATAGAACTCAAGCACGATCTGGTCAACATTGATTTAATGGAATTTAGCTACAACGACGCAGTGATAGAACGACTGCGTCTCACGCCCATGGAGTCGGAGCTGCGAGTGCCACGGTACTTCCTGCGAGAGCGGCAGCAGGAGCTGGAGTTTCGCAAGCGAACCATGCAGGAGATACTGGTCAAGCTGGGCTGGCTGGAGGAGCACGAGCTGGAGGAGACCGTGACCACGGAGATCGAAGCCATACGTATGCTCCAAATGCATGAGCGGGCACGCCAGGGCCGTCTTCGTGCCCATTTCATGAAGGAGATACGCATCCTCAAGGAGAAGGGCAAATCGGAGGAGCGCACCGAAAAGGAACGCAGCGATTCTGGCCTCTTGGCGGCCATGAAGATCCAAAAAATGTGGCGTGGCCACACGGCGCGTAGGATAACGCGACGCCGGAAAATGGAGGAAATGATTCTGATTGGTATGCTACCGCCACCGGCGGCGGTGCTCAAAGAGCGGGCCGAGAAACTCGACAAGTTACAGCACAATGACAAGCGCTATGAGGCGCAGGTCGTCTATGCGGAGCAGTTCGAGACGCGACAGCGGGTCGTCCAGGAGGAGATTCGACAGAAGCATGGGGCCAGCATGAAGGAGGACATTGCCGACGAAATACGGGCCTGGGTAAAGGATTGCTATGAGAAGACCGGCAAACTGCCAGACTTTCCCACGGAAGATCAAGGCGGATCTCTGCACATATTCAGCCGACCGGGCACCGAGAGCGAGCACAGTCGCTCCTCTGCACGATCCTCCAAAGAATCGCGCAAGACCAAGGACAAGTCCAAGTCGCCGGCGCGCAGTGGCGATCTGAATGTCAATGAGAATCAGGAGGAGGATGTCAGCTTCCAGCCGGCACCATCCATCTGTCTGCCCGACATACGCACGGAGATAGATCT TTTCAATGATACCTGGCGCGACAAGGACGAGACGGGCGTGTTGAGCCAGGCTGCCTACGAGGATATGATCTACAGCGACAAGTACCAGGAGGTGGAGCTCGAATTCCGGCGCGCTGTCGACGATGTGATGCGCCAGGAGATCGAACTGCTGCAGACGGCCGTGGGCAAGAAGATCAAGAAGAGCAGCAAGAAGACGCGTCGCTCGGGGAAAAAgaacaagaagaagaaggagaaggatCTCACGCCAGACCGCACCACAGAGTCGCTCTATGAAGAACTGGTCACCAATGGCATTATCCGCAAGTATCCGGAGCTGAAGCTAAAGCAATTTCTGGGCGACAAGGCCTTGACCGCTCGCAACGGAACGAATCCATCGCCAGGCGACATCCGGCAGATCCTCACAGAGTACTGCATCCTTCCACTGGGTTCGGAGGCCATACACAATTGCACACCGCTAATACGCTCCATACTGCTGGCCGGTCCCAGGGGGTCAGGAAAGAAGGCCCTGCTCCATGCAATTTGCACGGAGGTGGGCGCCGTGCTCTTTGACCTCACACCAGCCAATATTGTGGGCAAATATCCGGGCAAGTCGGGTCTCATCATGCTCAtccatttggtggtgaaggtaTCCAGACTGCTGCAGCCAGCTGTCATTTACATGGGCGATGCAGAGCGACCATTCATGAAAAAGATACCCAAAACCGATCGCACGGATCCCAAGCGCCTGAAGAAGGATTTGCCCaagctgatcaagaatatagcACCCGAGGATCGCGTCATTTTTGTGGGCACCTCTAATCTACCCTGGGAAGCGGATCAAAAGATGCTGCAGTCGGTGTACAATCGGTTCATTTACATTCCACGACCCGACTATGGGGCCATGTCGCATGCCTGGAAAACGCTGCTACA CACGCGTGATCCCGTCTACCGCGAAGAGGAGGAAGCTTTTGAATCATGGTGGTCTAAAACCCCATTGGGACGTCGCCGGCAGCGTTTTCTGGAGCTGGAAGAGGAGCGTCTCCTTGAGGAGCAGGCCCAGGCGGCCAAACAGGGAAATGGCAACAAAAAGAAAGGCCTCAACTGA